In Ammospiza caudacuta isolate bAmmCau1 chromosome 2, bAmmCau1.pri, whole genome shotgun sequence, a genomic segment contains:
- the CHD4 gene encoding chromodomain-helicase-DNA-binding protein 4 isoform X8: MASGIGSPSPCSGGSDDDEMEILLNNAIPQHPEPEEEPEEELLSEADTPKIKKKKKPKKLKEPKVPKLSKRQKKELGDSSGEGNEFVEEEEEVLRSDSEGSDYTPGKKKKKKLGPKKEKKNKAKRKEEEEEEEEDDDSKEPKSSAQLLEDWGMEDIDHIFTEEDYRTLTNYKAFSQFVRPLIAAKNPKIAVSKMMMVLGAKWREFSTNNPFKGSSGASVAAAAAAAVAVVESMVTNVDAVLPQPPVDVPLRKAKTKEGKGPNARRKPKASPRIPDIKKPKTKKVAPLKIKLGGFGSKRKRSSSEDDDLDVESDFDDASINSYSVSDGSTSRSSRSRKKLKAGKKKKKGEEDSTVAVDGYETDHQDYCEVCQQGGEIILCDTCPRAYHMVCLDPDMEKAPEGKWSCPHCEKEGIQWEAKEDNSEGEEILEDVVGDAEEEDDHHMEFCRVCKDGGELLCCDACPSSYHIHCLNPPLPEIPNGEWLCPRCTCPALKGKVQKILIWKWGQPPVGPAPPRPPDADPNAPPPKPLEGRPERQFFVKWQGMSYWHCSWVSELQLELHCQVMFRNYQRKNDMDEPPSGDFGGEEEKSRKRKNKDPKYAEMEERFYRYGIKPEWMMIHRILNHSVDKKGNVHYLIKWRDLPYDQASWESEDVDIQDYDLYKQAYWNHRELMRGEEGRPGKKLKKVKMRKLERPPETPTVDPTVKYDRQPEYLDVTGGTLHPYQLEGLNWLRFSWAQGTDTILADEMGLGKTVQTAVFLYSLYKEGHSKGPFLVSAPLSTIINWEREFEMWAPDMYVVTYVGDKDSRAIIRENEFTFEDNAIRGGKKASRMKKEAAVKFHVLLTSYELITIDMAILGSIDWACLIVDEAHRLKNNQSKFFRVLNGYSLQHKLLLTGTPLQNNLEELFHLLNFLTPERFHNLEGFLEEFADIAKEDQIKKLHDMLGPHMLRRLKADVFKNMPSKTELIVRVELSPMQKKYYKYILTRNFEALNARGGGNQVSLLNVVMDLKKCCNHPYLFPVAAMEAPKMPNGMYDGSALIRASGKLLLLQKMLKNLKEGGHRVLIFSQMTKMLDLLEDFLEHEGYKYERIDGGITGNMRQEAIDRFNAPGAQQFCFLLSTRAGGLGINLATADTVIIYDSDWNPHNDIQAFSRAHRIGQNKKVMIYRFVTRASVEERITQVAKKKMMLTHLVVRPGLGSKTGSMSKQELDDILKFGTEELFKDEATEGGDNKEGEDSSVIHYDDKAIERLLDRNQDETEDTELQGMNEYLSSFKVAQYVVREEEMGEEEEVEREIIKQEESVDPDYWEKLLRHHYEQQQEDLARNLGKGKRIRKQVNYNDGSQEDRGSRAVFLSDWQDDQSDNQSDYSVASEEGDEDFDERSEAARRPSRKGLRNDKDKPLPPLLARVGGNIEVLGFNARQRKAFLNAIMRYGMPPQDAFTTQWLVRDLRGKSEKEFKAYVSLFMRHLCEPGADGAETFADGVPREGLSRQHVLTRIGVMSLIRKKVQEFEHVNGRWSMPELAEIEENKKLSQPSSPSPKTPTPSTPGDTQPNTPAPVPPPEDGVKVEEGASAKEQGEPSEPEKELSASATETEAPMEQCAQPVETPPQEAKSPVNSTEVDEKKVEEMEVKERPDEPMEVESKADVEKVEDRAATENPPDPPIITLDEKDEKKDDDKRDVVMLQNGEMLKESVDERHKKAVKQRFMFNIADGGFTELHSLWQNEERAATVTKKTYEIWHRRHDYWLLAGIINHGYARWQDIQNDPRYAILNEPFKGEMNRGNFLEIKNKFLARRFKLLEQALVIEEQLRRAAYLNMSEDPSHPSMALNTRFAEVECLAESHQHLSKESMAGNKPANAVLHKVLKQLEELLSDMKADVTRLPATIARIPPVAVRLQMSERNILSRLANRSSEPPPPPPPQQVAQQQ; this comes from the exons ATGGCTTCGGGCATTGGATCTCCGTCACCATGCTCAGGGGGCAGTGATGATGATGAGATGGAGATCCTGTTGAACAACGCTATCCCCCAGCATCCAG AACCTGAAGAAGAGCCAGAAGAAGAGCTTCTGTCAGAAGCTGACACTCCCAAaatcaagaagaagaagaagcccAAGAAACTGAAGGAACCCAAAGTTCCTAAGCTCAGCAAGCGTCAGAAGAAGGAG ctggggGACAGCTCTGGTGAGGGGAATGAGTTTgtagaggaagaagaagaggtTCTGCGCTCTGACAGTGAGGGCAGTGATTATACCcctgggaagaagaaaaagaagaaattaggacccaagaaggaaaagaaaaacaaagccaaacgcaaggaggaggaggaagaggaggaagaagatgatgaCTCAAAG GAGCCAAAGTCATCCGCTCAGCTCCTGGAAGATTGGGGCATGGAGGATATTGATCACATCTTCACAGAGGAGGATTACCGCACACTCACCAACTACAAAGCTTTCAGCCAGTTTGTCAG GCCACTTATTGCAGCCAAGAACCCTAAAATAGCAGTGTCGAAGATGATGATGGTCCTGGGAGCCAAATGGAGGGAGTTTAGCACCAACAACCCCTTCAAGGGAAGTTCAGGTGCatctgtggcagctgctgcagctgcagccgttGCAGTAGTCGAGAGTATGGTGACAAACGTGGATGCTGTCCTGCCGCAGCCCCCTGTAGATGTGCCACTCAGGAAAGCCAAGACAAAGGAGGGCAAAG GACCCAATGCCCGGCGGAAGCCAAAGGCCAGTCCTCGTATTCCTGATATCAAGAAACCTAAAACAAAGAAGGTGGCACCACTGAAAATCAAACTGGGAGGATTTGGTTCCAAGCGTAAAAGATCATCA AGTGAAGATGATGATCTGGATGTGGAGTCAGACTTTGATGATGCCAGCATCAACAGCTACTCTGTGTCAGACGGATCTACAAGCCGTAGTAGCCGCAGTCGCAAAAAACTCAAGgctgggaagaagaaaaagaaag GTGAGGAGGACTCCACAGTGGCTGTGGATGGCTATGAGACTGATCACCAGGACTACTGTGAGGtgtgccagcagggaggagaaATTATATTGTGTGATACCTGCCCTCGTGCCTACCACATGGTTTGCCTGGACCCAGACATGGAGAAAGCTCCAGAGGGCAAGTGGAGCTGCCCACACTGT gaaaaagaggGCATTCAGTGGGAAGCAAAGGAGGATAACTCTGAAGGTGAGGAAATCCTGGAGGATGTCGTGGGAGAtgctgaggaagaggatgacCACCATATGGAGTTCTGTAGAGTCTGCAAGGATGgaggagagctgctgtgctgtgatgCCTGTCCTTCCTCCTATCACATCCACTGTCTGAATCCCCCGCTGCCTGAGATTCCCAATGGAGAATGGCTGTGTCCTCGCTGCACT tgcccagctttgaaaggaaaggtgcagaagaTCTTGATCTGGAAATGGGGTCAGCCCCCAGTGGGCCCTGCGCCACCACGTCCGCCCGACGCCGACCCCAATGCTCCACCACCAAAGCCTCTGGAGGGTCGGCCTGAGAGGCAGTTCTTTGTCAAATGGCAGGGCATGTCCTACTGGCACTGCTCCTGGGTGTCCGAGTTGCAG CTGGAGTTGCACTGCCAGGTCATGTTTCGTAACTACCAACGCAAAAATGATATGGATGAGCCTCCCTCGGGAGACTTTGGaggggaagaagagaaaagccgaaagagaaaaaacaaggaCCCCAAATATGCTGAGATGGAGGAGCGTTTCTATCGATATGGGATCAAGCCTGAGTGGATGATGATCCACAGGATCCTTAATCATAG TGTGGATAAGAAGGGGAATGTCCACTATTTGATTAAATGGAGAGACCTACCCTATGACCAGGCATCCTGGGAAAGTGAAGATGTGGATATTCAAGATTATGACCTCTACAAGCAAGCCTACTGGAATCACAG GGAGCTGATGCGAGGTGAAGAGGGCCGGCCTGGTAAGAAGTTAAAGAAAGTGAAGATGCGGAAACTGGAGAGACCCCCTGAGACTCCCACAGTAGAT CCAACAGTGAAATATGACCGGCAACCCGAGTACCTCGATGTAACAGGGGGGACCTTGCATCCCTACCAGCTGGAAGGGCTGAATTGGCTGCGCTTCTCTTGGGCCCAGGGCACAGATACAATCTTGGCTGATGAGATGGGTCTGGGAAAGACTGTGCAGACAGCAGTGTTCCTGTATTCCTTATACAAAGAG GGCCACTCAAAGGGTCCCTTCTTGGTGAGTGCACCACTGTCCACAATCATCAACTGGGAACGAGAATTTGAGATGTGGGCCCCAGACATGTATGTAGTGACCTATGTTGGGGACAAAGACAGCCGGGCCATCATCCGTGAGAATGAGTTCACTTTTGAGGATAATGCCATACGTGGAGGCAAAAAAGCATCCAGAATGAAG aaGGAGGCTGCTGTCAAGTTCCATGTGCTTCTCACCTCCTATGAATTGATCACAATTGATATGGCCATACTAGGCTCTATTGACTGGGCCTGTCTCATTGTAGATGAAGCTCACAGACTGAAGAACAACCAGTCTAAG TTCTTCCGTGTGCTGAATGGTTACTCCCTCCAGCACAAGCTGCTGCTTACAGGAACTCCCCTGCAGAACAACCTGGAGGAACTGTTCCACCTGCTGAACTTCCTGACACCCGAGAGATTCCA TAACTTGGAGGGCTTCCTAGAAGAGTTTGCGGATATTGCCAAGGAAGATCAGATCAAGAAGCTGCACGACATGCTGGGCCCGCATATGCTGAGGCGTCTCAAGGCTGATGTGTTCAAGAATATGCCATCTAAGACTGAGCTCATTGTCAGAGTGGAGCTGAGTCCCATGCAGAA gaaatattataaatacattttgaCAAGAAACTTTGAGGCACTGAATGCACGAGGTGGTGGTAACCAAGTCTCATTGCTCAATGTTGTTATGGATCTGAAGAAGTGCTGTAACCACCCCTACCTctttcctgtggctgctatg gaagcTCCAAAAATGCCAAATGGCATGTATGATGGTAGTGCACTTATTCGAGCCTCTGGAAAGCTGTTGCTGCTCCAGAAGATGTTAAAGAACTTGAAGGAAGGAGGTCACAGGGTGCTCATATTCTCTCAG ATGACTAAAATGTTGGACCTTCTGGAAGATTTTTTGGAACACGAAGGATACAAATATGAGCGGATTGATGGAGGAATCACAGGGAACATGCGTCAGGAGGCTATTGATCGCTTCAATG ctcctggagctcagcagttctgctttctgctttcaaCTCGAGCTGGGGGTCTTGGTATTAACTTGGCCACAGCAGATACTGTGATTATCTACGATTCAGACTGGAACCCCCACAATGATATCCAG GCCTTCAGCCGTGCGCACAGAATTGGACAGAACAAGAAGGTGATGATCTATCGCTTTGTGACAAGGGCCTCGGTGGAGGAGCGTATCACTCAGGTGGCCAAGAAGAAAATGATGCTTACTCACCTGGTAGTGAGACCAGGGTTGGGCTCCAAGACAGGCTCCATGTCCAAGCAGGAGCTTGATGACATTCTCAAATTTGGCACTGAAGAACTCTTCAAGGACGAAGCTACTGAGGGGG GGGATAACAAAGAAGGTGAGGACAGTAGCGTCATCCACTACGATGACAAAGCAATTGAGCGTCTGTTGGATCGGAACCAGGATGAAACAGAAGATACTGAACTTCAGGGCATGAATGAATATCTCAGCTCCTTCAAGGTGGCCCAGTATGTGGTTCGTGAGGAGGAGATGGGG gaggaagaggaggttgAACGGGAAATTATCAAGCAGGAGGAATCGGTAGATCCTGATTACTGGGAGAAGCTGCTCCGTCACCATTATGAGCAACAGCAGGAGGATCTGGCCAGGAATCTGGGCAAGGGCAAACGTATTCGCAAGCAAGTGAACTACAACGATGGCTCACAGGAGGATAGAG GCTCACgtgctgtttttctttcagactgGCAGGATGACCAGTCAGATAATCAGTCAGACTATTCAGTTGCTTCTGAAGAAGGGGACGAGGACTTTGATGAGAGATCTGAAG CAGCTCGTCGGCCTAGCCGCAAGGGCCTCAGAAATGACAAGGATAAGCCTCTGCCTCCATTACTGGCCCGTGTGGGAGGGAACATCGAG GTGCTGGGTTTCAACGCTCGCCAGCGGAAAGCCTTCCTCAATGCTATCATGCGCTATGGAATGCCACCTCAGGATGCCTTCACCACTCAGTGGCTTGTTCGGGACCTTCGTGGCAAGTCAGAGAAGGAGTTCAA GGCCTATGTCTCGCTGTTCATGCGCCATTTATGTGAACCTGGAGCTGATGGTGCCGAGACCTTTGCAGATGGGGTCCCACGGGAAGGTCTTTCTCGGCAGCACGTCCTTACTCGCATTGGGGTCATGTCGCTTATACGCAAAAAG GTACAGGAATTCGAGCATGTGAACGGCCGCTGGAGTATGCCAGAACTGGCAGAGATAGAGGAGAACAAGAAActgtcacagcccagctcaccCTCCCCCAAAACTCCAACTCCTTCGACACCAGGGGATACGCAGCCGAACACACCGGCCCCTGTTCCTCCCCCTG AAGATGGAGTAAAAGTAGAAGAAGGAGCTAGTGCTAAGGAGCAAGGAGAGCCTTCTGAACCAGAGAAGGAGCTCAGTGCCTCTGCTACTGAAACAGAGGCCCCTATGGAG CAGTGTGCTCAGCCTGTGGAGACACCACCCCAGGAAGCAAAATCCCCAGTGAACTCCACAGAAGTGGATGAAAAGAAAGTAGAGGAAATGGAAGTGAAGGAAAGACCAGATGAACCAATGGAAGTAGAAAGCAAAG CTGATGTGGAGAAAGTGGAAGACAGAGCAGCTACTGAGAATCCTCCTGACCCTCCCATAATCACTCTGGATGAGAAAG ATGAGAAAAAGGACGATGATAAGAGAGATGTGGTGATGCTGCAGAACGGAGAGATGCTGAAAGAGTCAGTAGATGAAAGGCACAAGAAGGCAGTAAAGCAGCGCTTCATGTTCAACATAGCAGATGGTGGTTTCACTG AACTACACTCCCTCTGGCAGAATGAGGAGCGGGCTGCCACTGTCACCAAGAAGACCTATGAGATCTGGCATCGGCGTCACGACTACTGGCTCCTAGCTGGGATTATCAA TCATGGCTATGCCCGTTGGCAGGATATTCAGAATGATCCACGTTACGCCATCCTCAATGAACCCTTCAAGGGTGAGATGAACAGGGGTAACTTCCTGGAAATAAAGAATAAGTTTTTGGCAAGGAGATTTAAG CTTCTGGAGCAAGCGCTGGTGATCGAGGAGCAGTTGCGGCGAGCTGCCTATCTGAACATGTCCGAAGACCCATCTCACCCCTCCATGGCTCTGAACACACGTTTTGCAGAGGTGGAATGCCTGGCTGAGAGCCACCAGCACCTATCCAAGGAATCGATGGCGGGGAATAAACCAGCCAATGCCGTGCTGCACAAAG TTCtgaagcagctggaggagctttTGAGTGACATGAAGGCCGATGTGACCCGTCTGCCCGCCACGATTGCCCGCATCCCCCCCGTGGCAGTGCGCCTCCAGATGTCGGAGCGCAACATCCTCAGCCGCCTGGCCAACCGCAGCAGCgagcccccgccgccgcccccgccccaaCAA GTGGCCCAGCAGCAGTGA